A genomic region of Colletotrichum destructivum chromosome 1, complete sequence contains the following coding sequences:
- a CDS encoding Putative short-chain dehydrogenase/reductase SDR, NAD(P)-binding domain superfamily, whose translation MIVSDTFSLTSKVAIVTGSGRENGIGAAIARALARNGSALAIHHVSEASASRAQAVAQGIVSEGGQACVVQADITSPAGAKKLVAETMRAFGVDKVDILVNNAGICVGGDLLDATPEQMLAEFNLNTFAPLYMVQAVVKEGRMPRGGRIINIGTVASKLGHRGVAGYGASKAAEDSMTEALAGELGRSHGITVNTVAPGPILTDIVIDARKKLGTDPTKPLRSIARGSEEIGQPEDVARMVLWLATENSSWITAQYISCSAGINGTS comes from the exons ATGATTGTTTCGGACACATTCTCTCTCACGTCTAAGGTGGCCATTGTGACTGGGTCCGGCCGCGAGAATGGCATCGGTGCGGCCATAGCacgcgccctcgcccgcaATGGCAGTGCACTAGCCATCCATCACGTCTCCGAAGCGTCAGCTTCACGAGCTCAAGCTGTCGCCCAAGGAATCGTAAGCGAAGGCGGGCAAGCTTGCGTTGTACAGGCGGATATTACATCTCCCGCTGGGGCAAAGAAGCTTGTGGCGGAGACGATGCGAGCGTTTGGCGTTGACAAGGTCGACATCCTGG TCAACAATGCTGGAATATGTGTTGGCGGCGACCTTTTAGACGCTACGCCTGAGCAGATGCTCGCCGAGTTCAACCTCAACACGTTTGCCCCCTTGTACATGGTGCAAGCCGTTGTAAAAGAAGGCCGGATGCCGAGAGGTGGGCGCATCATCAATATCGGTACTGTGGCCTCGAAGCTTGGGCACCGCGGAGTAGCTGGCTATGGCGCCAGCAAGGCTGCGGAGGACAGCATGACTGAGGCACTGGCTGGCGAACTTGGACGTTCGCACGGCATTACGGTCAACACTGTGGCCCCGGGTCCGATTCTCACTGATATCGTGATCGATGCGAGAAAGAAGCTTGGTACGGATCCCACGAAGCCACTTCGATCGATTGCGAGAGGATCAGAAGAGATTGGCCAGCCTGAGGACGTCGCACGAATGGTTTTGTGGCTGGCGACGGAGAATTCGAGCTGGATCACCGCTCAATACATATCCTGTAGCGCCGGGATCAATGGGACTTCTTGA
- a CDS encoding Putative CBM21 (carbohydrate binding type-21) domain, CBM21 domain superfamily: MPYTPPSQSRSPASSAPSSPDVSRRSSFQSSPRPSLPRSSSYLTKHRRTPAAPTDTTTNGSSDQPTPPGTSDDLKGMATSNSIRQSPPPLTDERGMPKGAIISPPDSGSEEEDVAERGRQIENLKELQDAISQIPVHREASPTRSNLEQPALALITKDDLPKEGLPTSFSTSSLDALAKTVARRVNHARASTEPRIVYDPVSATASESDSDGNNLLDSKPPMVRKKSGELVRPALRPASARRRPSSMPGTPTFSKAVHFDSHLEHVRHFLQVDRPLAVSAGSSPVDNYDSDTEYPFPGDERRGARTPPYEWEIVTANHPVDTPIRKSLPVRLERVWLSPDQKNLLGSIAVANLAFQKSVTCRFTLDYWKTTSEVGAEYSHEIRPQEGPIPHDRFTFTIKLSDLANLETKTLFFCIRYNVNGQEFWDSNNGINFQVDFRKKYLPQNGKRGLQGAAGRPALPRSNRRSSPASAPRSKSVSVGFDDFPSHNKLNFEQPIHEYLGESGPTAGLRLKVNKSTGNLASDNLSSRLTAPSGQAFANRYDFGASLTAAVQAAKDTTVKDRNSDDLYMKSHRKIQVPAHQPQQPHHSQRTKPAPAANVGAPAVSKPVVQPVAPGTDSPNTSLASSSYEELVNKYCFFGSKQSSPQIKEGTLRSGKFDGADDGFVTRASNSTSSSSNGSPSMVHHTQHAGPAQHHAFHLRDANPYFPHLGPYGTSPASSPLNHSAQHAERPVHPRPNQASTPATMRSASPAASMGGFPFAGTSPNDFPYAQQLPERFPFNTETHAATAIRG, from the exons ATGCCTTACACACCTCCCTCCCAGAGCCGGTCGCCTGCGAGCTCAGCACCCTCCTCGCCTGACGTCAGCCGTCGCTCATCATTCCAGTCCAGCCCGAGACCCTCATTACCAAGGTCTTCATCCTATCTCACGAAGCACAGAAGGACACCGGCCGCGCCGACAGACACGACCACGAATGGCTCTTCTGACCAGCCGACACCCCCGGGCACATCGGACGACTTGAAGGGCATGGCGACGAGCAACAGCATCCGGCAATCACCGCCCCCGCTGACGGACGAGAGGGGTATGCCTAAAGGCGCTATCATCTCCCCGCCAGACTCTGGGagcgaagaggaagacgtcgccgAACGCGGCAGGCAGATTGAAAACCTCAAGGAACTCCAGGATGCCATCAGCCAGATCCCAGTCCATAGAGAAGCCTCGCCCACCCGCTCCAACCTCGAGCAGCCGGCCCTGGCACTCATCACCAAGGACGACCTTCCCAAGGAGGGTCTCCCCACTAGCTTTAGCACCAGCTCGCTGGATGCCCTCGCCAAGACGGTTGCTCGCCGCGTCAACCATGCAAGAGCGAGCACCGAACCTAGGATTGTCTATGACCCTGTCTCGGCCACCGCCTCCGAGTCGGATTCGGACGGCAACAACCTTCTCGACAGCAAACCCCCCATGGTGCGCAAGAAGTCTGGTGAACTTGTCCGCCCTGCCCTCCGCCCCGCTTCcgctcgccggcgaccttCCAGCATGCCTGGCACACCGACTTTCTCCAAGGCAGTCCACTTCGACTCCCATCTCGAGCATGTCCGGCATTTCCTCCAGGTTGACAGGCCACTCGCAGTGAGTGCTGGGTCCTCGCCAGTCGATAACTACGACAGTGATACCGAGTACCCTTTTCCCGGAGATGAACGCCGCGGTGCCCGAACCCCCCCTTACGAGTGGGAGATTGTCACGGCAAATCATCCTGTTGACACCCCTATCCGCAAATCTTTGCCGGTGCGGCTGGAGAGGGTATGGCTGTCGCCCGATCAGAAGAATCTGTTGGGCTCCATCGCAGTCGCCAATCTGGCTTTCCAGAAATCTGTTACCTGCAGGTTCACTCTTGACTATTGGAAGACGACCTCGGAGGTCGGCGCGGAATACTCGCACGAGATTCGCCCTCAAGAGGGTCCCATTCCCCACGACCGCTTCACGTTCACCATCAAGCTCTCGGACCTGGCTAATCTCGAGACCAAGACGCTTTTCTTCTGCATCAGATACAACGTGAACGGCCAGGAGTTCTGGGACAGCAACAACGGCATCAACTTCCAGGTTGACTTCCGCAAGAAGTACCTGCCCCAGAATGGCAAGCGTGGCCTCCAAGGCGCTGCCGGCCGCCCGGCCCTGCCCCGCAGCAACCGCCGCTCTAGCCCTGCCTCTGCTCCTAGGTCCAAGTCTGTCTCCGTCGGCTTTGACGACTTTCCCAGCCACAACAAGCTCAACTTTGAGCAGCCCATCCACGAGTACCTGGGCGAGTCGGGCCCTACGGCGGGGCTCCGCCTCAAGGTCAACAAATCGACCGGCAACCTGGCCAGTGACAATCTCTCTAGCCGGCTGACGGCCCCCAGCGGCCAGGCATTCGCCAACCGCTACGATTTTGGCGCCTCCCTCACTGCGGCCGTCCAGGCCGCAAAGGACACGACCGTCAAGGACCGCAACTCCGATGATCTCTATATGAAGAGCCATCGCAAGATCCAGGTTCCTGCCCATCAGCCGCAGCAACCGCATCACTCCCAGCGGACCAAGCCTGCCCCGGCCGCCAACGTAGGCGCGCCCGCCGTCTCCAAACCTGTCGTGCAACCCGTGGCCCCTGGCACCGACTCCCCCAACACGTCgctcgcctcgtcgtcgtacgAGGAACTGGTCAACAAATACTGCTTT TTCGGCTCCAAGCAGTCTAGTCCGCAGATTAAAGAGGGCACACTGAGAAGCGGAAAATTTGACGGAGCTGACGATGGTTTCGTCACCCGGGCCTCCAACAGCACTAGCTCGAGTTCTAACGGCAGCCCGAGCATGGTCCACCACACCCAGCACGCTGGACCTGCGCAGCACCATGCCTTCCACCTCCGCGATGCCAACCCCTACTTCCCGCACCTGGGACCCTACGGTACATCACCCGCCTCATCTCCACTCAACCACTCCGCGCAGCACGCCGAGCGGCCTGTCCACCCACGTCCGAACCAGGCTTCCACCCCAGCGACCATGAGGTCTGCCTCCcccgcggcctcgatggGTGGCTTTCCTTTCGCCGGTACGTCGCCGAATGACTTTCCATACGCCCAGCAACTGCCGGAGCGATTTCCATTCAACACGGAGACTCACGCCGCAACAGCTATTAGGGGTTAA
- a CDS encoding uncharacterized protein (Putative zn(2)Cys(6) fungal-type DNA-binding domain, transcription factor domain, fungi), whose product MNTKRQRQACDLCYRRKIKCDSAAPRCSQCRVYDSECTYVAPRRKRAKRPLIADNTQSLSLSRAAPGAGISDSDVGLGQMSKSGRVSDRITLDDQSRQLELPPSRIVYPLVDTFLDTVNSVLPLYDDAVLLETVKLWYSMPSHRTRTTWASINVVMALAHCCDQGLSEHSEVFVAESVGKAQSVLTDLIMGDLRLDSLQVILGLVLSFQRMPNMRPAAVLISTAFRLIHEMGIHRREGYEGLSSAEALQRRRVFWVAYILDRDISMRTRQPPVHQDANIDLDILPVRSSTDRAGFIDAGDGCTHFNFFQSRAQLAQIQGLVHECIFSVQGHSRPAHEASLEIARLRSLLAQWRAQIPATLSAEALTQTRDTVLPKAFCMLYATSLSLLGQLTRVNAIEFDWVNRLLRHARNVHAGLPSVPPASLEGWDALVEESRSFVMLFLSIPQKDIAFGRLYCCSLISGLMFLTANCIGKSDHAFYESDQQLRLQAKDFIDELSQLSRHDGIIAAQKAYTELDWHVKRLTHGAGDDSVPWARDPMM is encoded by the exons ATGAACACCAAGCGCCAACGACAG GCTTGCGATCTTTGTTACCGCCGAAAGATCAAGTGCGATAGCGCTGCTCCGCGATGTTCTCAATGCAGGGTTTACGATTCCGAATGCACCTACGTGGCACCTCGCCGGAAAAGGGCAAAACGACCACTTATCGCGGACAATACCCAGTCTTTGTCTCTGTCCCGAGCTGCCCCAGGCGCTGGCATTAGCGATTCTGATGTTGGGCTGGGTCAGATGTCAAAAAGCGGTAGGGTGTCCGACAGGATTACGTTGGACGACCAGAGCCGTCAGCTGGAGCTGCCACCCAGTCGCATCGTTTACCCACTGGTCGATACTTTCCTTGACACAGTCAACAGCGTGCTCCCCTTGTACGACGATGCCGTTTTGCTGGAAACAGTTAAATTGTGGTACAGCATGCCTTCCCACAGGACGCGTACAACGTGGGCATCGATCAACGTGGTGATGGCTCTCGCGCATTGTTGCGACCAGGGCCTATCAGAACACTCGGAAGTCTTTGTTGCAGAGTCTGTTGGCAAGGCACAATCTGTCTTGACCGACTTGATTATGGGCGATCTCAGGTTGGACAGTCTGCAGGTGATCCTTGGGCTCGTGTTGTCGTTTCAGCGCATGCCCAACATGAGACCGGCCGCGGTCCTCATATCGACCGCCTTCAGGCTTATCCATGAGATGGGAATACACCGGAGGGAAGGTTACGAGGGGCTTTCAAGCGCCGAAGCActgcagcggcggcgagtcTTCTGGGTTGCCTACATTCTCGACCGAGATATCAGCATGCGAACACGACAGCCCCCAGTTCACCAGGATGCGAACATCGATCTGGACATACTGCCGGTTCGGTCGAGTACGGACAGAGCCGGATTCATTGACGCCGGTGACGGCTGCACCCACTTCAACTTCTTTCAATCTCGAGCGCAGCTCGCCCAGATTCAAGGACTGGTACACGAATGTATTTTCTCAGTGCAGGGCCACTCGAGGCCTGCGCACGAGGCTTCGCTTGAAATCGCGCGCCTTCGGAGCCTGCTGGCACAGTGGCGAGCGCAGATACCTGCTACTCTCAGCGCTGAAGCTCTAACACAAACCCGCGACACCGTCCTCCCAAAGGCTTTTTGCATGCTCTACGCTACAAGTCTATCGCTGCTTGGGCAGTTGACCCGCGTTAATGCAATCGAGTTCGACTGGGTCAACAGACTGCTGCGTCACGCGCGAAACGTGCATGCGGGACTACCCAGCGTACCCCCAGCTTCGCTAGAGGGCTGGGATGCACTCGTGGAAGAGAGTCGCTCGTTTGTCATGCTGTTCCTCAGCATACCGCAAAAGGACATTGCATTTGGGCG ACTGTACTGCTGTTCACTGATCTCTGGGCTCATGTTTCTAACAGCAAATTGTATCGGAAAGTCTGACCATGCATTCTACGAGAGCGACCAGCAGCTCAGGCTGCAGGCGAAGGATTTCATTGACGAACTCTCTCAGCTTTCACGCCACGATGGGATAATCGCAGCTCAGAAAGCCTACACAGAGCTGGATTGGCACGTTAAACGTCTGACGCATGGAGCTGGCGACGATTCAGTCCCCTGGGCACGGGACCCAATGATGTAG
- a CDS encoding Putative class I glutamine amidotransferase: MALFRFEAVSLRPPPSVYKNQGSVPLSLPRREWMISETSYRERKSASDSHPKPTSGSLETTTSNYPAYPSRPSGDLTRQIGHRHTFNMAPPKRALIAVTSAHGPLYPKGQETGLFITEALHPFNVFREAGLDVDLVSETGTYQPDWLSQQPDWLPEKDRKVWEDRSSEFRSKLDALLKPGDIDPAKYGIFFASAGHASLIDYPDAKGLQSIASKMYADGSIVSAVCHGGAIFPGIIDPATGKSIIAGRKVTGFTTQGEEEEGVLDTIKSWNRPTIESSAASAGATYIPPPGPWDAFAYTDGRIVTGANPASAHVTAEAAVKAFQKL, encoded by the exons atgGCCCTTTTCCGATTCGAGGCTGTCTCCCTCCGCCCTCCCCCGTCCGTGTATAAGAACCAAGGAAGTGTCCCCCTGTCTCTCCCCCGACGAGAATGGATGATATCGGAAACTTCatacagagagagaaagtcAGCCTCCGACTCTCATCCAAAACCGACATCTGGATCGCTTGAAACAACAACCAGTAACTATCCCGCCTACCCTTCCCGCCCAAGCGGAGATCTCACCCGCCAAATAGGACACCGTCACACCTTCAACATGGCACCTCCGAAGAGAGCACTCATCGCGGTCACTTCGGCTCACGGCCCCCTATACCCCAAGGGACAAGAGACAG GCCTCTTCATCACCGAGGCTTTGCACCCCTTCAACGTCTTCAGagaggccggcctcgacgtcgaccttgtCTCCGAGACGGGCACCTACCAGCCCGACTGGCTATCCCAGCAACCAGACTGGCTCCCCGAGAAGGACCGCAAGGTCTGGGAGGACCGCTCGAGCGAGTTCCGCTCCAAGCTGGATGCCCTGCTCAAGCCGGGGGACATCGACCCCGCCAAG TAcggcatcttcttcgcctcggcgGGACACGCCTCGTTGATCGACTACCCCGACGCCAAGGGGCTGCAGTCCATCGCCTCAAAGATGtacgccgacggcagcaTCGTGTCAGCAGT CTGCCACGGAGGCGCCATATTCCCGGGCATAATCGACCCCGCGACGGGTAagtccatcatcgccggcagGAAGGTCACCGGCTTCACCAcgcagggcgaggaggaagaaggcgtcCTCGACACGATCAAGTCCTGGAACAGGCCGACGATCGagtcgtccgccgcctccgccggtGCAACTT ATATTCCGCCCCCGGGCCCCTGGGACGCTTTCGCGTACACCGACGGACGCATCGTCACGGGCGCGAACCCGGCCAGCGCGCACGTcaccgccgaggcggccgtcAAGGCCTTTCAGAAGCTGTGA